The following proteins are co-located in the Spirosoma montaniterrae genome:
- a CDS encoding Gfo/Idh/MocA family protein codes for MNLLNNSVSRRSFLDLSARTVLASGAVASGFPAIVPSSVFGKNAPSNRINVAAIGTGRISRDHDMPGVWKHDTARIVAVCDLDDHRAQEAKTLVNNYYTKQTGKPYDGVRVYNDYREVLLNKDIDAVIISTPDHWHAPIAVAAVEAGKDVYMQKPASLTISEGRAMADAVKRTGRILQIGSQQRSSAQFRYAAELVRNGRIGQLKKIYVGLPGDPSGNEEPEMPIPKGFNYDMWLGTTPEVYYTEKRVHPQVGYDRPGWLRCEQFGAGMITGWGSHHIDCSHWAMNTEYTGPVEIWGTADFPKSGLWDVHGIFRTEARYENGVHMVVSNELPNGIKFEGTDGWLFVTRGNYSVTASDPVNKAGNTKALDASNPKILESVIGPSEVHLPVSTDHHGNWLESVASRRQPIAPAEVGHRSCSACLLHHATMKLKRKLYWDPKTEQFKNDDEANRLLSRPQRAAYAIKPVATAKAR; via the coding sequence ATGAACCTCCTCAACAATTCGGTTTCGCGCCGGTCGTTTCTCGATTTATCGGCTCGCACGGTGCTGGCATCGGGCGCGGTGGCGAGCGGTTTCCCAGCTATCGTTCCGTCGTCGGTTTTTGGAAAAAACGCACCAAGCAACCGTATCAACGTAGCGGCTATCGGTACGGGCCGCATCTCGCGCGATCATGATATGCCCGGCGTCTGGAAACACGACACGGCCCGAATCGTGGCCGTTTGCGACCTCGACGATCACCGGGCGCAGGAAGCTAAAACGCTGGTCAACAACTACTACACTAAGCAAACTGGCAAACCCTACGATGGGGTGCGGGTCTATAACGACTACCGCGAAGTACTGCTCAACAAAGACATCGACGCCGTAATCATCAGCACCCCCGACCACTGGCACGCACCCATTGCGGTTGCCGCCGTAGAAGCCGGAAAAGATGTGTACATGCAGAAACCGGCTTCGCTCACTATTTCGGAAGGGCGGGCAATGGCCGACGCCGTGAAACGCACGGGCCGCATTTTGCAGATTGGCAGTCAGCAGCGGTCGTCGGCCCAGTTTCGGTATGCTGCCGAACTCGTTCGCAACGGGCGTATCGGGCAACTCAAAAAGATTTACGTGGGCCTCCCCGGCGATCCATCGGGCAACGAGGAGCCTGAAATGCCGATTCCAAAAGGGTTCAATTATGACATGTGGCTCGGCACCACGCCGGAGGTGTATTATACTGAAAAGCGGGTGCATCCGCAGGTGGGCTACGACCGCCCCGGCTGGCTCCGCTGCGAACAGTTTGGCGCGGGTATGATTACCGGCTGGGGGTCGCACCACATCGACTGTTCGCACTGGGCCATGAACACCGAATATACCGGCCCGGTCGAGATTTGGGGTACAGCAGATTTTCCAAAATCGGGACTGTGGGACGTTCACGGCATTTTCCGCACCGAAGCCCGCTACGAAAACGGCGTTCACATGGTTGTGAGCAACGAACTGCCCAACGGTATCAAGTTTGAAGGCACCGACGGCTGGCTGTTCGTGACGCGGGGCAACTACTCCGTAACGGCCAGTGACCCGGTCAACAAAGCCGGCAATACGAAAGCCTTGGACGCCAGTAACCCCAAAATTCTGGAGTCGGTCATTGGCCCCAGCGAGGTGCATCTGCCCGTCAGTACCGACCATCATGGCAACTGGTTAGAGAGCGTAGCCAGCCGCAGGCAACCCATCGCACCTGCCGAAGTGGGTCATCGCTCGTGTTCGGCCTGCCTGCTGCATCACGCCACCATGAAGCTGAAACGTAAGCTGTACTGGGACCCAAAAACCGAGCAGTTCAAAAACGACGACGAAGCCAACCGGCTGCTTTCGCGCCCGCAGCGAGCCGCGTATGCCATCAAGCCCGTAGCCACGGCAAAGGCGCGGTAG
- a CDS encoding putative oxidoreductase C-terminal domain-containing protein has protein sequence MLKTLLIACSVMILTSPALAQVRLVTLDPGHFHAALVQKNMYAGVSPDVYVYAPEGPDLQMHLDRIKGYNTRADNPTRWQEIVYKGPDYLTNMLAGKKGNVVVMAGNNRIKTDYVRQAVGAGFNVLADKPMVINAAEFGKLKESFEVARQKNVLLYDIMTERYEITSMLQRAFSMQPALFGTLERGTPDNPAVTKESVHHFYKNVSGSILTRPAWFMDVAQQGEGIVDVTTHLVDLVQWACFPDQSLDYQKDIRLTSARRWTTDMTLSQFRAVTKLPAFPDYLKKDVVRDSMLQVYSNGEINYQLKGVHAKVSVIWAYKAPEGGGDTHYSIMRGTNANLVIRQGADQKFVPTLYIEPSDASPAGKTDLSVAVTNAVRALQTEFPGISVRKNATGWEVVTPESYREGHEAHFGRVMQKYLDFLKAGAMPAWEVPNMLAKYYTTTQALELAKKHD, from the coding sequence ATGCTAAAAACACTACTCATAGCCTGTAGCGTTATGATTCTCACCTCGCCCGCGCTGGCACAGGTGCGGTTGGTTACGCTCGACCCCGGCCATTTTCATGCGGCATTAGTGCAGAAAAACATGTATGCGGGCGTGAGTCCCGACGTGTATGTTTATGCCCCCGAAGGCCCTGATTTGCAGATGCATCTCGACCGCATCAAGGGCTACAACACCCGCGCCGACAACCCCACTCGCTGGCAGGAAATTGTATATAAAGGCCCTGATTATCTTACGAATATGCTGGCCGGCAAAAAAGGCAATGTGGTGGTGATGGCGGGTAACAACCGCATCAAAACCGACTATGTCCGACAGGCCGTTGGCGCGGGTTTCAATGTGCTGGCCGACAAACCGATGGTCATCAACGCGGCTGAATTCGGTAAGCTGAAAGAGTCGTTCGAGGTAGCGCGGCAGAAAAACGTATTGCTCTACGACATCATGACCGAACGCTACGAAATCACGTCGATGCTGCAACGGGCGTTCTCGATGCAGCCCGCCCTGTTCGGCACCCTCGAACGCGGCACACCCGACAACCCCGCCGTGACGAAAGAAAGCGTTCACCATTTCTACAAAAACGTGTCGGGCAGTATTCTGACACGCCCGGCCTGGTTTATGGACGTAGCCCAGCAGGGCGAAGGTATCGTTGACGTGACTACGCACTTGGTCGATCTGGTGCAGTGGGCCTGTTTCCCTGACCAATCGCTCGATTATCAGAAAGACATCCGGCTCACCTCAGCCCGCCGATGGACTACCGACATGACGCTGAGTCAGTTCAGGGCCGTGACCAAACTGCCTGCTTTTCCTGATTATCTGAAAAAAGACGTCGTGCGCGACAGCATGTTGCAGGTCTACAGCAACGGCGAAATCAATTACCAGTTGAAGGGCGTTCATGCGAAAGTTTCGGTTATCTGGGCTTACAAAGCACCCGAAGGCGGGGGCGACACGCACTACTCGATTATGCGCGGCACCAACGCCAATCTGGTGATTCGGCAGGGAGCCGACCAGAAATTCGTACCGACGCTTTACATTGAACCGAGCGACGCTTCGCCTGCTGGCAAAACTGACCTCAGTGTGGCCGTTACCAACGCTGTTCGGGCTTTGCAGACCGAGTTTCCCGGCATCAGCGTTCGGAAGAATGCCACTGGCTGGGAGGTTGTTACGCCCGAGTCGTACCGCGAAGGCCACGAAGCCCACTTTGGCCGGGTCATGCAGAAATACCTCGACTTCCTGAAAGCCGGAGCCATGCCCGCCTGGGAAGTACCGAACATGCTGGCGAAATATTACACCACTACGCAGGCCCTCGAACTGGCAAAAAAACATGACTAA
- a CDS encoding Gfo/Idh/MocA family protein has product MTNLHANRRRFLQQTVAAATGVAVGTTSLSDAFGAPAIISRSTTQPGASRIRFAAIGLNHGHIYGQVEAVIRGGGELVSFYAKEDDLAATFAKRYPQVKRARTEEEILADKSIQLVVSAGIPDERGPLGVRVMRAGKDYMADKPGLTTLAQLAEARKVQKETGRIYSIMYSERLENKATVKAGELVKAGAIGQVVQTIGLGPHRMSIKSRPEWFFDKKRYGGILCDIGSHQFDQFLHFTGSTQADVLAAQVRNVHYPQYPNFEDFGDVMLRGNGGSGYVRVDWFTPDGLNTWGDGRLTILGTDGYIELRKYTDIGGRTGGNHLFLVNQKETRYVDCSDVALPYGTQLIDDILNRTETAMTQAHCFLATELALKAQQWAERKA; this is encoded by the coding sequence ATGACTAACCTACACGCAAACCGTCGCCGGTTTTTACAGCAGACCGTAGCAGCCGCAACGGGCGTAGCCGTGGGCACTACCTCGCTTAGCGATGCGTTCGGCGCACCAGCTATTATCAGCCGTTCAACAACCCAGCCGGGTGCCTCGCGAATCCGGTTTGCGGCCATTGGGCTGAACCACGGGCATATTTACGGGCAGGTAGAAGCCGTAATTCGGGGCGGGGGCGAACTGGTATCGTTCTACGCCAAAGAAGATGACCTGGCCGCTACCTTCGCCAAACGCTACCCGCAGGTCAAACGCGCCCGCACCGAAGAAGAAATTTTAGCCGATAAAAGCATTCAACTCGTGGTCAGCGCGGGAATTCCCGACGAGCGCGGGCCGCTGGGCGTTCGGGTGATGCGGGCGGGCAAAGATTATATGGCCGACAAACCCGGCCTGACAACCCTCGCTCAACTTGCCGAAGCGCGGAAAGTGCAGAAGGAAACCGGGCGCATTTACTCGATTATGTACAGCGAACGGTTAGAGAACAAAGCCACCGTGAAAGCGGGCGAATTGGTTAAAGCCGGGGCTATTGGGCAGGTGGTGCAGACCATTGGGCTGGGGCCGCACCGCATGAGCATCAAATCGAGACCTGAGTGGTTTTTCGACAAGAAACGCTACGGCGGTATCCTGTGCGACATCGGCTCGCACCAGTTCGACCAGTTTCTACATTTCACCGGTTCCACGCAGGCCGACGTGCTGGCCGCGCAGGTCCGCAATGTGCATTACCCGCAATATCCCAATTTTGAGGATTTCGGCGATGTGATGCTGCGTGGCAACGGCGGGTCGGGCTACGTGCGCGTGGACTGGTTCACGCCCGACGGCCTGAATACCTGGGGCGACGGTCGGCTAACGATTCTGGGTACAGATGGCTACATCGAACTCCGCAAATACACCGACATTGGCGGGCGCACGGGCGGCAATCACCTGTTTTTGGTCAATCAGAAAGAAACCCGCTATGTCGATTGCAGCGACGTGGCCCTCCCCTACGGCACCCAACTCATCGACGACATTCTGAACCGAACCGAAACGGCCATGACGCAGGCGCACTGCTTTCTGGCTACCGAACTGGCTCTGAAAGCCCAGCAATGGGCGGAGCGAAAGGCGTAG
- a CDS encoding ThuA domain-containing protein: MKHIYAFLLIALYASAHAQDPNWKRVRVLVYTKNGKGYVHDNIPFAVQAVLKLGREHGFSVDTSSRAEVFSESNLKKYNTLIFTSTNNDVFDSDAQRLAFRRYIEAGGGFVGVHSVTGTERNWVWFKRMLGGTFLWHAKFQPFNVRVIDSNHSSMKGIPAVWTRNDECYFAKELSPGPTAVLAHDITSLDRSDPREEQKIKDAAGHYNTLYPAAWYYDFDGGHTWCTALGHSKEDYSEPTFVNHLFQGIRYVVTRVKQIDFSRAYATNRDEPIR, encoded by the coding sequence ATGAAACATATCTACGCATTCCTACTCATCGCATTGTATGCTTCCGCCCACGCACAAGACCCCAACTGGAAACGGGTGCGCGTGCTGGTCTACACCAAAAACGGTAAAGGCTACGTGCATGATAATATTCCGTTTGCCGTACAGGCCGTTCTCAAACTGGGCCGCGAGCACGGTTTCAGCGTCGATACGTCGTCGCGGGCAGAGGTGTTCAGCGAGAGCAATCTGAAAAAATACAATACGCTGATCTTTACCAGCACCAACAACGACGTATTCGATAGTGATGCACAACGGCTGGCCTTTCGGCGGTACATCGAAGCAGGCGGTGGCTTTGTAGGCGTTCACTCGGTAACGGGCACCGAGCGCAACTGGGTCTGGTTCAAGCGGATGCTGGGCGGTACGTTTCTGTGGCACGCCAAATTTCAGCCGTTTAACGTACGTGTCATCGACAGCAACCACTCCTCCATGAAGGGCATACCGGCGGTCTGGACGCGCAACGATGAGTGTTATTTCGCCAAAGAACTGTCGCCGGGACCAACGGCGGTACTGGCCCACGACATCACCTCGCTCGACCGGAGCGACCCGCGTGAGGAGCAGAAAATCAAAGACGCTGCCGGACATTACAACACCCTTTACCCGGCAGCCTGGTATTACGACTTCGACGGGGGCCATACGTGGTGTACGGCTCTGGGCCATTCCAAGGAAGATTACAGCGAACCGACCTTCGTGAACCACCTTTTTCAGGGCATCCGCTACGTGGTAACACGAGTCAAACAGATTGATTTTTCGAGAGCTTACGCTACGAATCGCGACGAGCCGATTCGATGA
- a CDS encoding SusC/RagA family TonB-linked outer membrane protein, whose product MNAYYQKIRLRGRPLQLLSLLLFLLLPGLLFAQERTITGQVLSTDDNTPQPGINVAVKGTTRGTTTDASGNYRIAVPDGNVTLVFSSVGFTTQEVAVGNQSSVNLSLVSDNRALSEVVVVGYGTQKKSQTTGAISSVGAKEIAELPLTNARQALQGRAAGVDVIQTGSRPGGGVTVRVRARRSINASNDPLFVLDGIPLAGNIDDLNPNDIAGMEILKDASATAIYGSRGANGVIIVTTKRGKTGKSQVNVDSYYGVSSELGRIDVMDGPQFAEYKRESRRAVGIYKDANGNNVPSGVADPFADSKLFEPIELDGIAKGRTTDYQSFLLQQGTIQSHNVSVLGGSEKTQFAVSGGYFREVGIVKNQDFTRYNFRLAIDHQLNNRIRIGMTTLGAYSLQNGNDFNPYGGALQENPLGRPFDDNGNLIFLPTSDGLRTNPIAEVIPGAQVDLTKRMRMFTSLYGEWTILDGLKYRVNFGPDFTNRRVGRFTGSQTNARRGGDPTGFTTYEYQFNYTLENILTYQKTIGNHNFNLTALHSLQRDDFETGTMNVTGIPAETQQYFNLGQATIINSIGTNLEQWTLNSYMGRLNYDYNDKYLLTLTARADGSSRFGVNNKYGFFPSAAVGWNISNEPFLKGSSWIDMLKFRVSYGSTGNTAINPYQTQTLLTRTTYAFGTLPGYGYRPNTIGNPDLKWETTTTGNVGLDFSLYRGRISGSLEVYRANTRDLLLADQLPFTSGYGSVLRNVGRTRTEGVEVTVSTVNVNTPSGFKWSTDLQWARNREAIVELFNGKVDDIGNSRFIGQPITAYFDYKKIGIWQASEEAEAAKFGRRVGEIKIQDNNGRSPDGQLTGQPDGRINADDRVIIGSQVPEFTAGMTNRFSYKGFDLSFFLFARVGSTIRSGFHTAFSSLAGRYNNLDVDYWTPNNPTNEFPRPNQSQEAPVFQSTLQYFSGTFLKVRNINIGYNLPATLTNRLRMSGLRVFASAQNPFNFSEYRSKYKGIDNESFDIVNQNQSPAVKQFTVGLNAKF is encoded by the coding sequence ATGAATGCTTATTACCAGAAAATCAGGCTCCGGGGCCGTCCGTTGCAGCTACTGAGCCTGCTGCTGTTTCTTCTGCTGCCGGGGCTGCTGTTCGCTCAGGAACGCACCATTACCGGGCAGGTTCTCTCTACCGACGACAACACGCCCCAGCCGGGTATCAACGTGGCGGTGAAAGGCACCACACGCGGCACCACTACCGATGCGTCGGGAAATTACCGTATTGCCGTTCCAGACGGTAATGTTACGCTGGTATTCTCCTCGGTGGGATTTACTACGCAGGAAGTGGCCGTGGGCAATCAATCGAGTGTCAACTTAAGCTTAGTTAGCGACAACCGCGCCCTGAGCGAAGTGGTCGTTGTGGGTTACGGTACGCAGAAAAAGAGTCAGACTACGGGAGCCATTTCATCGGTAGGAGCCAAAGAAATTGCCGAACTGCCCCTCACCAATGCCCGGCAGGCATTGCAGGGCCGGGCGGCTGGCGTCGACGTAATTCAGACGGGGAGCCGTCCGGGTGGGGGCGTTACGGTGCGGGTTCGCGCCCGACGCTCGATCAACGCCAGCAACGACCCACTTTTTGTGCTTGACGGAATCCCGCTGGCCGGTAATATCGACGACCTCAACCCCAACGATATTGCCGGAATGGAAATTCTGAAAGATGCTTCAGCAACGGCTATTTATGGTTCTCGCGGTGCCAACGGCGTTATTATCGTGACCACCAAACGCGGCAAAACCGGCAAATCGCAGGTCAACGTCGACAGCTACTACGGCGTATCGTCTGAATTAGGCCGGATCGATGTGATGGACGGCCCGCAGTTTGCCGAATACAAACGCGAGTCGCGCCGGGCAGTGGGTATCTACAAAGATGCGAACGGTAATAATGTGCCATCGGGTGTGGCCGATCCGTTTGCCGACTCGAAGCTGTTTGAACCCATTGAATTAGACGGTATCGCCAAGGGCCGTACTACCGATTATCAGTCATTTCTGTTGCAGCAGGGCACCATCCAGAGCCACAACGTATCGGTGCTGGGCGGTAGCGAGAAAACGCAGTTTGCCGTATCGGGCGGTTATTTCCGGGAGGTGGGTATCGTTAAAAATCAGGACTTTACCCGCTACAACTTCCGCCTTGCCATCGACCACCAGTTAAACAATCGTATCCGCATCGGCATGACAACGCTGGGCGCGTACAGCCTACAAAATGGTAACGATTTCAATCCCTACGGCGGTGCCTTGCAGGAGAACCCGCTGGGCCGACCCTTCGACGACAACGGCAATCTGATCTTTCTGCCTACGTCCGACGGCCTGCGTACCAACCCCATTGCCGAGGTCATTCCGGGCGCACAGGTTGACCTGACCAAGCGGATGCGGATGTTTACGAGCCTCTACGGCGAGTGGACCATTCTCGATGGCTTGAAATACCGCGTTAACTTCGGCCCGGATTTTACCAATCGGCGCGTAGGGCGGTTTACGGGCAGCCAGACCAACGCCCGGCGCGGGGGCGATCCAACTGGTTTTACTACCTACGAATACCAGTTCAATTATACGCTCGAAAACATCCTGACGTATCAGAAAACAATTGGTAATCACAATTTTAACCTTACGGCCCTGCACTCGCTTCAGCGCGACGATTTCGAGACGGGTACGATGAACGTAACGGGTATTCCGGCTGAAACACAGCAATACTTCAACCTCGGTCAGGCAACGATCATCAACAGCATCGGCACGAATCTGGAGCAGTGGACCCTCAACTCGTACATGGGCAGATTAAACTACGACTACAACGACAAATACCTGCTTACGCTGACGGCCCGTGCCGACGGTAGCAGCCGATTCGGGGTAAACAACAAATACGGCTTTTTCCCCTCGGCGGCTGTGGGCTGGAATATCAGCAACGAACCATTCCTGAAAGGGTCATCATGGATCGACATGCTCAAATTCCGTGTCAGCTACGGGTCAACGGGTAACACGGCTATCAACCCATATCAGACGCAAACGCTGCTGACCCGCACCACCTACGCTTTTGGCACCCTGCCCGGCTACGGCTACCGGCCAAACACCATCGGCAACCCCGACCTGAAATGGGAAACCACCACCACAGGCAACGTTGGGCTTGATTTCAGCCTGTACCGGGGCCGTATCTCGGGTTCGCTCGAAGTGTACCGCGCCAACACCCGCGACCTGCTTCTGGCCGACCAATTGCCGTTTACCAGTGGCTACGGCAGTGTACTGCGGAACGTGGGCCGCACCCGCACCGAAGGCGTTGAGGTTACGGTATCGACCGTTAACGTGAATACGCCGTCGGGCTTCAAATGGAGCACTGATTTGCAGTGGGCGCGCAACCGCGAAGCCATTGTCGAGCTCTTTAATGGTAAGGTCGATGACATCGGCAACTCGCGCTTCATCGGTCAACCCATTACGGCCTATTTCGACTACAAGAAAATTGGTATCTGGCAGGCGAGTGAAGAAGCCGAAGCCGCCAAGTTTGGCCGCAGAGTGGGCGAAATAAAGATTCAGGACAACAACGGGCGTAGCCCCGACGGGCAGTTGACGGGCCAGCCCGATGGCCGTATCAACGCCGACGACCGCGTAATCATTGGTTCGCAGGTGCCGGAATTTACCGCCGGGATGACCAACCGGTTCAGCTACAAAGGCTTCGATCTGTCGTTCTTCCTGTTTGCGCGGGTAGGCAGCACCATCCGCAGCGGGTTCCATACGGCGTTTAGTTCGCTGGCAGGCCGCTACAATAACTTAGACGTAGATTACTGGACTCCCAACAACCCAACCAACGAGTTTCCTCGTCCCAACCAGAGTCAGGAGGCACCGGTATTTCAATCGACCCTGCAATATTTCAGCGGCACATTCCTGAAAGTGCGGAACATCAATATCGGATACAACCTGCCCGCTACTTTGACAAATCGGCTGCGCATGAGCGGTCTGCGCGTGTTTGCATCGGCACAGAACCCGTTCAACTTCTCGGAGTACCGCTCAAAATACAAGGGTATCGACAACGAATCGTTCGATATTGTCAACCAGAACCAGTCACCTGCTGTAAAGCAGTTCACCGTTGGCCTCAATGCCAAATTCTAA
- a CDS encoding RagB/SusD family nutrient uptake outer membrane protein, which translates to MKTIYSIKYMLVAALLLGSQSCKDVLEEVPVSQVGAQYINTPAGFEAAGRAAYSTLRDFYGREIGMNLTVFGTDTYTMGADGSYKFMNQYLSQFDGRVDLMRDLWNNFYVGINTMNIVIDNSTSVTGLDPNLVKRRVAEMKFLRAHHYFVLTQTFGGVALVTKGNLLPTKEFKRATVKEVYAQIVGDLEAAIPDLGTPTSDYGRATKGAAEHLLARVYLTKATSDAAAADDYAKAATLATNVIKNYSYALLPDFASVFAQGGGEINSEVIFATQYTSDALTNIGAAGGSPIQGNGNPNQVQGNQTHLYFGMEYDTQAGMQRDVLNGRPFKRYMPTKYMLETVFAINNRVNDSRYKKTFKDTWLSNRPGTYTNMFDDSKTRLTFASGDTTIFIPGFEMSKAERARRPYQVLVPSNYRPNLFPTLQKFLDPLRPDRTYEAGSRDFIMFRLAETYLILGEAQFRLGKLTEAADAINMVRRRAAWPGRAAQMEVTPAQINIDFILDERDRELAGEMFRWFDLKRTGKLIERVKAHNPDGGPNIKDFHVLRPIPQDQIDRTTNGATAFPQNPGY; encoded by the coding sequence ATGAAAACCATATATTCAATAAAATACATGCTGGTGGCTGCTCTGTTGTTGGGGAGTCAGTCGTGCAAAGACGTACTCGAAGAAGTACCCGTCTCGCAGGTAGGGGCGCAGTACATCAACACCCCGGCAGGCTTTGAAGCCGCTGGCCGGGCTGCTTACTCTACCCTGCGCGATTTCTACGGACGCGAGATTGGCATGAACCTCACCGTGTTTGGCACCGATACGTACACCATGGGGGCCGATGGCAGCTACAAATTCATGAACCAGTATTTGTCGCAGTTCGATGGGCGGGTCGATCTTATGCGCGACCTCTGGAACAACTTCTACGTGGGTATCAACACGATGAATATCGTGATCGATAACTCGACCTCGGTAACGGGTCTGGACCCCAATCTGGTGAAACGACGTGTGGCCGAAATGAAGTTTCTGCGGGCGCATCACTATTTTGTGTTAACCCAGACCTTTGGTGGCGTGGCCCTCGTAACAAAAGGCAACCTGCTGCCCACCAAGGAGTTTAAGCGGGCCACGGTGAAAGAGGTATACGCCCAGATTGTCGGTGATCTGGAAGCGGCCATTCCTGACCTCGGCACCCCTACGTCTGATTATGGCCGGGCTACCAAAGGAGCCGCCGAACACCTGCTGGCGCGGGTTTACCTGACCAAAGCTACTTCCGATGCCGCTGCCGCCGACGATTACGCCAAAGCCGCTACGCTGGCTACCAACGTCATCAAAAACTACAGCTACGCCCTCCTGCCCGACTTTGCCAGCGTGTTTGCACAGGGCGGGGGCGAAATCAACAGCGAAGTGATTTTTGCGACGCAATACACCTCCGACGCGCTGACCAATATTGGAGCCGCTGGCGGAAGCCCAATTCAGGGCAACGGCAATCCGAATCAGGTACAAGGCAACCAGACCCACCTCTATTTCGGGATGGAATATGACACGCAGGCGGGTATGCAGCGCGACGTACTCAATGGCCGCCCATTCAAACGGTATATGCCTACGAAGTACATGCTCGAAACGGTGTTTGCTATAAATAACCGGGTCAACGATTCGCGCTACAAGAAGACGTTTAAGGATACCTGGCTCAGCAACCGCCCCGGCACCTACACCAATATGTTCGACGACTCGAAAACGCGCCTGACCTTTGCCAGTGGCGACACCACCATTTTTATTCCCGGATTCGAGATGTCGAAGGCCGAGCGCGCCAGACGACCGTATCAGGTGCTGGTGCCGAGCAACTACCGGCCCAACCTCTTTCCGACGCTCCAGAAGTTTCTGGACCCTCTCCGCCCCGACCGGACCTACGAGGCCGGTAGCCGCGACTTTATCATGTTCCGGCTGGCCGAAACATACCTGATTCTGGGCGAAGCGCAGTTCCGGCTCGGCAAACTAACCGAAGCCGCCGATGCCATCAACATGGTACGTCGGCGGGCGGCATGGCCGGGCCGGGCCGCACAGATGGAAGTGACGCCCGCCCAGATCAACATCGACTTTATTCTGGACGAGCGCGACCGCGAACTGGCAGGCGAGATGTTCCGCTGGTTCGACCTGAAGCGGACGGGCAAGCTCATCGAACGGGTAAAAGCGCACAACCCTGACGGTGGCCCGAACATCAAGGATTTCCATGTACTACGCCCCATTCCGCAGGATCAGATCGACCGTACTACCAACGGTGCTACTGCCTTCCCGCAAAATCCGGGCTATTAA
- a CDS encoding LacI family DNA-binding transcriptional regulator → MTKPVTLKELSQELGVSVATVSKALNHDPTIGHYTRERVLKLAQDRNYIPNENARNFQQQKSLTIGLLIPNVLDQFFVQAINGVDAVAVDTHYSLVVAQTRDDPNRAAAVLNMMLRDRVDGLIATITPNTTDLAPYQRLEAAGIPVVYMARSPNDPACHRVVCQNVQGATQATRFLLERGHRRLAHLKGPDAISASHQRQTGFANAIADWPERPRSVQVETVDLLAESVYKAMQRLMERPDYPTGILTFKTYITLDAIDFLRQHYPERLARIDFVGFGNLPLIRYLDPKPAASVEENAHLMGQETMRLLLRLMQNAETGVVTNPQHIEVPCKLIPHEPQS, encoded by the coding sequence ATGACCAAGCCCGTTACGCTTAAAGAACTGTCGCAGGAGTTGGGGGTGTCGGTGGCGACGGTGTCAAAAGCCCTCAACCACGACCCCACCATCGGGCATTACACGCGCGAACGGGTGTTGAAACTGGCGCAGGACAGAAACTACATCCCAAACGAAAATGCCCGCAACTTTCAGCAGCAGAAGAGTTTAACGATTGGTTTGCTGATTCCGAACGTGCTCGATCAGTTTTTTGTGCAGGCCATCAACGGTGTCGATGCCGTGGCTGTGGATACGCACTACAGTTTGGTGGTAGCGCAAACCCGCGACGACCCCAACCGGGCGGCTGCGGTGCTGAACATGATGCTGCGCGACCGGGTCGATGGGCTGATTGCAACAATTACGCCCAACACCACCGACCTCGCGCCCTACCAACGGCTCGAAGCGGCTGGGATTCCGGTTGTGTACATGGCCCGCAGTCCCAACGATCCGGCCTGCCACCGGGTAGTGTGTCAGAACGTGCAGGGTGCTACACAGGCCACGCGCTTTCTGCTCGAACGCGGCCACCGGCGGCTGGCGCATTTGAAAGGTCCCGACGCTATCTCGGCCAGCCATCAGCGACAAACGGGGTTTGCCAATGCCATAGCCGACTGGCCCGAACGGCCCAGATCTGTGCAGGTTGAAACGGTCGATTTATTGGCCGAGTCGGTTTATAAGGCCATGCAGCGGCTTATGGAACGACCCGACTACCCAACGGGCATTTTGACCTTTAAAACGTATATCACCCTCGATGCCATTGATTTTCTGCGCCAACATTATCCTGAACGGCTGGCCCGGATCGACTTTGTGGGTTTCGGCAACCTGCCGCTCATCCGCTACCTCGACCCCAAGCCAGCCGCATCGGTGGAAGAAAACGCCCACCTGATGGGTCAGGAAACCATGCGGCTGCTGTTGCGGCTAATGCAAAACGCCGAAACGGGCGTCGTGACCAACCCGCAGCACATAGAAGTACCCTGTAAGCTGATACCCCACGAACCCCAATCCTAA